In a single window of the Rhizobiaceae bacterium genome:
- the glpX gene encoding class II fructose-bisphosphatase yields the protein MEMAKGVIAGLDRVLTMEIVRVTERAAVAAARLRGRGDEKAADQVAVDAMRAELNRLPIRGTVVIGEGERDEAPMLYIGEEVGTGKGPEVDIALDPLEGTTICAKNLPNALAVIAVAEKGSLLYAPDVYMDKIAIGPGYPEGVIDIDASPRQNIHNLADAKRVPVSEITACILDRPRHAKLIEAVRDTGVAIRLIGDGDVAGVIHTTNPDDTGIDIYLGSGGAPEGVLAAAALRCTGGQMQGRLLLDTPEKVARAAKMGIADPNRVYKVGDMARGDVVFAATGVTDGNMLSGVKFGRTAITTHTIVLRSSSRTVREIKARHQDMDKF from the coding sequence ATTGAAATGGCGAAGGGCGTGATTGCTGGACTTGACCGTGTTCTGACAATGGAAATCGTGCGCGTTACCGAGCGCGCCGCCGTGGCTGCGGCGCGCCTGCGGGGGCGCGGCGATGAGAAAGCCGCCGATCAGGTAGCGGTCGACGCCATGCGTGCGGAGTTGAATCGCCTGCCGATCCGGGGCACCGTCGTCATCGGCGAGGGCGAACGCGACGAGGCTCCGATGCTTTATATCGGCGAGGAGGTCGGCACCGGCAAAGGACCGGAGGTCGACATTGCGCTCGATCCGCTGGAGGGCACCACGATCTGCGCGAAGAACCTGCCCAATGCGCTTGCCGTCATCGCTGTCGCGGAGAAGGGCAGTCTGCTCTATGCGCCGGATGTCTACATGGACAAGATCGCGATCGGCCCCGGCTATCCCGAAGGCGTCATCGACATCGATGCCTCCCCGCGCCAGAACATCCATAACCTTGCCGACGCCAAGCGCGTGCCGGTTTCGGAAATCACTGCCTGCATCCTCGACCGTCCGCGCCACGCCAAGCTGATCGAGGCGGTGCGCGACACGGGAGTCGCCATCCGCCTGATCGGCGACGGCGATGTGGCGGGCGTGATCCACACCACCAACCCGGACGACACGGGCATCGACATCTATCTCGGTTCCGGCGGCGCGCCTGAAGGCGTACTGGCTGCGGCGGCGCTGCGCTGCACAGGGGGCCAGATGCAGGGCCGCCTGCTGCTGGACACGCCGGAGAAGGTGGCGCGCGCCGCGAAGATGGGCATTGCCGATCCGAACCGCGTCTACAAGGTCGGCGATATGGCGCGCGGCGACGTGGTTTTCGCCGCAACCGGCGTCACCGACGGCAACATGTTGTCCGGGGTGAAGTTCGGGCGGACCGCCATCACCACCCACACCATCGTGCTGCGCTCTTCGTCGCGCACCGTGCGCGAAATCAAGGCGCGGCACCAGGATATGGACAAGTTTTGA
- a CDS encoding homoserine dehydrogenase, whose amino-acid sequence MARVANALHVGIAGLGTVGASVVRVLTRKAAELTRQCGQPIEVTAVSARDRSRDRGVDLGAAKWFDDPVELAKFDGIHVFVELMGGDEGAARVAVTAALEAGKHVVTANKALLAKHGVALAEIAESKGVLLNYEAAVAGGIPVIKTMREAMAGNSVSRVFGILNGTCNYILTRMEAEGISFEECLKDAQRLGYAEADPTFDIEGNDTAHKLAILTSLAFGTRIAADQVYMEGISNITQADIRAAGELGYRIKLLGVAQQTETGVEQRVHPTMVPTSSVIAQVHGVTNAVAVETDILGELLLSGPGAGGNATASAVVGDIADIAKSLPGFQHGPVFGRPAKELKPYKRAGIRSHAGGYFIRLTVHDRIGVFATLAKRMADNEISLESIVQQAHGELDAKQKTVILVTHETTESAVRKAVEAVTKDGLLADKAQVIRIERAE is encoded by the coding sequence GTGGCTCGCGTTGCGAACGCTTTGCATGTTGGGATCGCCGGACTCGGCACCGTGGGCGCATCGGTTGTTCGCGTCCTGACCCGAAAGGCCGCCGAACTCACCCGGCAATGCGGGCAACCTATCGAGGTCACGGCGGTTTCGGCCCGCGACCGTTCGCGCGACCGTGGCGTCGATCTCGGCGCGGCGAAGTGGTTCGACGATCCGGTCGAGCTGGCGAAGTTCGACGGCATCCACGTGTTCGTGGAACTGATGGGCGGCGACGAGGGTGCGGCGCGCGTGGCGGTCACCGCCGCGCTTGAGGCGGGTAAGCATGTGGTCACCGCCAACAAGGCGCTTCTGGCGAAGCACGGCGTGGCGCTTGCCGAAATCGCGGAATCGAAGGGCGTGTTGCTGAACTATGAGGCGGCGGTCGCAGGCGGCATCCCGGTCATCAAGACGATGCGCGAGGCAATGGCTGGCAACAGCGTCAGCCGCGTGTTCGGCATCCTCAACGGCACCTGCAACTACATACTGACGCGAATGGAAGCGGAAGGCATCTCGTTCGAGGAATGCCTCAAGGATGCCCAGCGGCTGGGCTACGCGGAGGCCGACCCGACCTTCGACATCGAAGGCAATGACACGGCGCACAAGCTCGCCATCCTCACCAGCCTTGCATTCGGCACGCGGATCGCCGCCGATCAGGTCTATATGGAAGGCATTTCCAACATCACGCAGGCGGACATTCGCGCTGCCGGCGAACTCGGCTACCGCATCAAGCTGCTTGGCGTCGCGCAGCAGACCGAGACGGGTGTCGAGCAGCGCGTGCATCCGACGATGGTCCCCACCTCGTCGGTGATCGCGCAGGTGCACGGCGTGACCAATGCGGTTGCGGTCGAGACGGACATTCTCGGCGAATTGCTTTTGTCCGGCCCCGGCGCAGGCGGCAACGCGACCGCGTCCGCAGTGGTCGGCGACATTGCCGACATCGCCAAGAGCCTCCCCGGTTTCCAGCACGGCCCGGTGTTTGGCCGCCCGGCCAAGGAACTGAAGCCCTACAAGAGGGCGGGCATCCGCTCGCACGCGGGTGGATATTTCATCCGCCTCACCGTGCATGACCGCATCGGCGTGTTCGCCACGCTCGCAAAGCGCATGGCCGACAACGAGATTTCGCTGGAATCCATCGTCCAGCAGGCGCATGGCGAACTGGATGCGAAGCAAAAGACCGTCATTCTGGTCACGCATGAGACGACGGAGTCCGCAGTGCGCAAGGCGGTCGAGGCGGTGACCAAGGACGGCCTTCTTGCGGATAAGGCGCAGGTCATTCGCATTGAACGCGCGGAGTAG
- a CDS encoding LL-diaminopimelate aminotransferase — protein MEEFHKVRRLPPYVFEQVNRLKASARSRGADIIDLGMGNPDLPTPTAIVDKLVEVVRDPRTHRYSASRGIPGLRRAQANYYARRFGVKLDPDTQVVATLGSKEGFANMAQAITAPGDVILCPNPTYPIHAFGFIMSGGVIRSLQVEPDDKFIPALERGVRHSIPKPLALILNYPSNPTALVASLDFYKDVVAFARKNDIIILSDLAYSEIYFDGNPPPSVLQVPGAMDIAVEFTSMSKTFSMPGWRMGFAVGNERLIAALARVKSYLDYGAFTPIQVAAAAALNGDGSDIAEIRSVYHKRRDAMVESFGRAGWDIPAPQASMFAWAPIPEQFRHLGSLEFSKLLIEHADVAVAPGVGFGEHGDDFVRLAFVENEHRIRQAARSIKKFLQASAKQPNNVVPLAAHR, from the coding sequence ATGGAAGAATTTCATAAGGTCAGGCGGCTTCCGCCCTATGTGTTCGAGCAGGTGAACCGGCTCAAGGCCAGCGCGCGTTCACGCGGCGCCGACATCATCGATCTCGGCATGGGCAACCCCGACCTGCCGACCCCCACCGCCATCGTGGACAAGCTGGTAGAAGTCGTGCGCGATCCGCGCACCCACCGCTATTCGGCGTCGCGCGGCATTCCCGGTCTGCGCCGCGCTCAGGCCAACTATTATGCGCGCCGTTTCGGAGTGAAGCTCGACCCGGATACGCAGGTCGTCGCCACGCTCGGCTCCAAGGAAGGCTTCGCCAACATGGCGCAGGCGATCACCGCGCCCGGCGATGTCATCCTGTGCCCCAATCCGACCTATCCGATCCATGCCTTCGGCTTCATCATGTCGGGCGGCGTCATCCGTTCGCTCCAGGTGGAACCCGACGACAAGTTCATCCCCGCGCTTGAGCGCGGCGTGCGCCATTCCATCCCGAAGCCGCTTGCGCTGATCCTCAACTATCCTTCGAACCCGACGGCGCTGGTCGCCTCGCTGGATTTCTACAAGGACGTGGTGGCCTTCGCGCGAAAGAACGACATTATCATCCTGTCGGACCTCGCCTATTCGGAAATCTATTTCGACGGCAATCCGCCGCCTTCGGTGCTTCAGGTGCCCGGCGCGATGGACATCGCGGTTGAGTTCACCTCCATGTCCAAGACCTTTTCCATGCCCGGCTGGCGCATGGGCTTTGCGGTGGGCAACGAACGGCTGATTGCGGCGCTGGCGCGCGTCAAATCCTATCTGGACTATGGTGCGTTCACGCCGATCCAGGTCGCGGCAGCCGCCGCGCTGAACGGTGACGGTTCGGACATCGCCGAAATTCGTTCGGTCTACCACAAGCGCCGCGATGCAATGGTTGAGTCGTTCGGTCGCGCGGGTTGGGACATTCCCGCACCGCAGGCTTCCATGTTCGCATGGGCGCCGATCCCCGAGCAGTTCCGGCACCTTGGCTCGCTGGAATTTTCGAAGCTCTTGATCGAACATGCCGATGTGGCGGTCGCGCCGGGCGTCGGCTTCGGCGAGCACGGCGACGACTTCGTTCGCCTTGCCTTCGTGGAAAACGAGCACCGCATCAGGCAGGCGGCGCGCTCGATCAAGAAATTCTTGCAGGCGTCAGCCAAGCAGCCCAACAATGTGGTGCCGCTCGCCGCGCATCGCTGA